A single region of the Chryseobacterium culicis genome encodes:
- a CDS encoding M12 family metallopeptidase: MNKNPNSLYRQILTGKAVFMSFLIAATFSSCSKNNEEITTEAQTNALSTDNVKKGKFGGQDITYERKNGMNFFQGDIVLTDKQLLEGSELNKGGASYSRWPNGKIYYTIASNMGSINVNKINSAISEYNNKTNTQWIYRSNQSNYVEFIFGSSSGSDGWAHIGYQGGKQTVSLDQYISVGSVIHEMGHTVGLYHEHTRKDRDQYVKILWNNIQNGQAYNFNIYNSGTDIGPFNINSVMMYWPTSYSKNGLPTITRADNSNFTYNRTGFTTGDINTINAMYP; this comes from the coding sequence ATGAACAAAAATCCAAACAGTCTGTATCGGCAGATTCTGACAGGAAAAGCTGTGTTTATGAGTTTTCTTATTGCAGCTACATTTTCCTCTTGCAGTAAAAACAATGAGGAAATTACCACCGAAGCCCAAACGAATGCCTTGAGCACAGACAATGTAAAAAAAGGAAAATTTGGAGGTCAGGACATTACCTATGAAAGAAAAAACGGAATGAATTTTTTCCAGGGAGATATTGTTCTTACCGACAAACAATTGTTAGAAGGCAGCGAACTCAATAAAGGCGGTGCCAGTTATTCCAGATGGCCCAATGGTAAAATTTACTATACCATTGCCAGCAATATGGGGTCAATCAACGTCAATAAAATCAATTCCGCAATCAGTGAGTATAATAATAAAACCAATACTCAATGGATCTACCGAAGCAATCAGTCTAACTATGTTGAATTTATTTTTGGGAGTTCATCCGGATCAGATGGCTGGGCTCATATCGGATATCAGGGCGGAAAACAAACGGTTTCTTTGGATCAGTATATTTCTGTAGGATCCGTAATTCATGAAATGGGCCACACGGTAGGTCTTTATCACGAACATACCCGCAAAGACAGAGATCAATATGTAAAAATCCTTTGGAACAATATTCAAAATGGGCAGGCTTATAATTTTAATATCTACAATTCCGGGACAGACATAGGGCCTTTCAATATTAATTCAGTGATGATGTATTGGCCCACCTCCTATTCTAAAAACGGACTTCCTACGATTACAAGAGCAGACAATTCAAATTTCACTTATAACAGAACAGGTTTTACAACCGGGGATATCAATACCATCAATGCGATGTATCCTTAA
- a CDS encoding helix-turn-helix domain-containing protein, translated as MNNHFFDLIEYTNRSVFLTGKAGTGKTTFLNDFVRRTKKKHIVVAPTGIAAINAGGVTIHSMFGLPLRTFLPTTERIDTSLANNIADLMPHFKYRKDKLKLLREVEIIIIDEVSMLRADVLDMMDFSLRFIRRNNQRFGGVQMLFIGDLFQLPPVVRDEHILKMYYNSPFFFDSHAIKEIPIVTIELTKVYRQSDEEFLEILNAIRDGDVDNIDFNHLNERYDPDFDMGKESYVYLCSHNKMADEINQEKLTEIKVDPQVYEAKLVGDFKENQFPNEQFLELKIGAQIMFIRNDISGEKKYFNGKLGEVIGLDENEVRVVLDESENEIVVKRETWEQKKYFLDTDKNIQEEVLGSFEQFPIKLAWAVTIHKSQGLTFDKVIIDAGKSFTAGQVYVALSRCRTLEGIVLKSKITPEVIFKDNRILHFHTDTIANDHVEAILNQEKYDYSIRKVLRTLDCTWFLKEVEEWNNLSIVTKNIDHVKTKQLYLQLKHEAVNLGKIFEKLERIIFQKVNNFIEQKEDWSEIESKSKGAVNFFFTETRNKIFDPLKEFYAEIKGAKGLKQYNEEFKSWLEDIEEYLNSLRDIYLLETKLLDEKNDKEINLKIAKVPSQVLTFQLFEQGKTIGEIALERGLVKETVIGHLAKFAEQGLLDIARVITSDKIKAFEEEFYKNPHETLTEWKNALPNHFEFNEIRILINHYNYKKGKNS; from the coding sequence ATGAACAATCATTTTTTTGACTTAATAGAATATACCAACAGAAGCGTTTTTTTAACCGGGAAAGCCGGAACAGGAAAAACGACATTTCTTAATGATTTTGTAAGGCGTACAAAGAAAAAACATATTGTAGTAGCTCCTACGGGAATTGCTGCAATCAATGCGGGTGGTGTAACCATCCATTCTATGTTTGGACTGCCACTAAGAACCTTTCTTCCCACCACAGAAAGGATAGATACCAGTTTGGCCAATAATATTGCTGACCTGATGCCCCATTTCAAATATCGTAAAGATAAACTGAAGCTTCTGAGAGAAGTCGAAATCATTATTATTGATGAGGTTTCGATGCTTAGAGCGGATGTTTTGGATATGATGGATTTTTCTTTACGATTTATCAGAAGGAATAATCAAAGATTTGGAGGGGTACAGATGCTGTTCATCGGGGATCTGTTCCAGCTTCCTCCAGTAGTGAGGGATGAGCATATTCTGAAAATGTATTACAATTCACCTTTCTTTTTTGACAGCCATGCCATTAAAGAAATTCCCATTGTTACCATTGAGCTGACAAAAGTATACAGACAATCTGACGAAGAGTTTCTGGAAATTCTGAATGCGATCCGTGATGGAGATGTAGATAATATAGACTTTAATCATCTCAATGAAAGGTATGATCCTGATTTTGATATGGGGAAAGAGTCTTATGTTTATTTGTGTTCTCACAACAAAATGGCAGATGAGATCAATCAGGAAAAACTAACGGAGATAAAGGTTGATCCTCAGGTGTATGAAGCTAAACTGGTAGGTGATTTTAAAGAAAACCAGTTTCCGAACGAACAGTTTTTAGAACTGAAAATCGGAGCCCAGATCATGTTTATCCGAAATGACATTTCAGGAGAAAAGAAATATTTTAACGGAAAACTGGGCGAGGTCATCGGATTGGATGAAAATGAAGTCCGTGTTGTACTGGACGAAAGCGAAAACGAAATTGTTGTAAAAAGAGAAACCTGGGAACAGAAAAAATATTTCCTTGATACAGATAAAAATATCCAGGAAGAAGTTTTAGGAAGTTTCGAGCAGTTTCCTATCAAATTAGCATGGGCGGTAACCATCCATAAAAGTCAGGGATTAACGTTTGATAAAGTCATTATTGATGCCGGAAAAAGTTTTACAGCCGGTCAGGTGTATGTAGCTTTATCCCGTTGCAGAACATTGGAAGGAATTGTGTTAAAATCAAAAATTACACCTGAAGTTATTTTCAAGGATAACCGAATCTTACATTTCCATACAGATACTATTGCCAACGACCATGTTGAAGCCATCCTGAACCAGGAAAAATATGATTACAGCATCAGAAAAGTACTTCGTACATTAGATTGTACATGGTTTTTAAAAGAGGTAGAAGAATGGAACAACCTTTCGATTGTGACCAAAAATATCGATCATGTAAAGACCAAGCAGCTTTATCTGCAATTGAAACATGAAGCGGTAAATCTTGGGAAAATATTTGAAAAATTGGAACGTATCATTTTTCAGAAGGTTAATAATTTTATTGAACAAAAAGAAGATTGGTCCGAAATTGAAAGCAAGTCAAAAGGAGCGGTTAATTTCTTTTTTACAGAAACCAGGAATAAGATTTTCGATCCTTTGAAAGAATTCTATGCTGAAATAAAAGGAGCGAAAGGTTTAAAACAATATAACGAAGAATTTAAAAGCTGGCTGGAGGATATTGAAGAATACCTGAACAGTTTAAGAGATATTTACCTTCTTGAAACGAAACTTTTAGATGAAAAAAATGATAAGGAAATCAATCTGAAAATAGCCAAAGTTCCGTCTCAGGTTTTAACTTTTCAGTTGTTTGAACAGGGAAAAACCATTGGAGAAATTGCCCTTGAAAGAGGTTTGGTAAAAGAAACGGTCATTGGCCATCTTGCCAAATTTGCAGAACAGGGATTGCTGGATATTGCAAGAGTGATCACCTCAGATAAAATCAAAGCGTTTGAAGAGGAGTTCTACAAAAACCCACACGAAACATTGACTGAGTGGAAGAATGCATTGCCCAACCATTTTGAATTCAATGAAATCAGGATTTTGATTAATCATTATAATTATAAGAAAGGGAAGAATTCATAA
- a CDS encoding gamma carbonic anhydrase family protein encodes MALIKELLGKAPQIGENTFLAETATIIGDVEMGRDCSVWYNAVIRGDVNYIKMGDKVNVQDNAMLHCTYQKFPLNIGNNVSIGHNAIVHGCTIKDNVLIGMGAIVMDDCLVEENSIVGAGSVVTQGTHIKSGEVWGGVPARKIKDINAQLLEGEVNRIADNYVKYSSWYKENVKDHQF; translated from the coding sequence ATGGCACTTATAAAAGAACTTTTAGGAAAAGCACCACAGATTGGAGAGAATACTTTTTTAGCAGAAACAGCTACCATTATTGGCGATGTTGAGATGGGAAGAGATTGCAGTGTTTGGTATAATGCAGTAATCAGAGGAGATGTTAACTATATCAAAATGGGAGATAAGGTGAATGTTCAGGATAATGCAATGCTACACTGTACCTATCAGAAATTTCCTTTGAATATCGGGAACAATGTTTCTATCGGGCATAACGCGATTGTTCATGGATGTACCATTAAAGATAATGTACTGATCGGAATGGGAGCGATTGTGATGGATGATTGTCTTGTAGAAGAGAATTCCATTGTAGGAGCGGGTTCTGTAGTAACTCAGGGAACTCACATAAAATCCGGAGAAGTTTGGGGAGGAGTTCCTGCAAGAAAAATCAAAGATATTAATGCTCAGTTACTGGAAGGAGAAGTGAACAGAATTGCAGATAACTATGTGAAATACTCATCGTGGTATAAGGAAAATGTGAAAGACCATCAATTTTAG
- a CDS encoding NifU family protein: MRTVLIEPTENPKVMKFVADYNLIPGSLELDRNSDISEIPLAQELFNYPFVERVFITANFVAVAKQDTIEWEHVAESLKNVIEDELLANPRIYLQKKKEMYQIYAEMTPNPNVMKFVSSKLLMDGFVEVKSKEAAEEVPLALAIFKEFDFATEVFISDNFVAVTRNNSVEWHQVMMTVRALIAEYLQNGGEISKIEPQKHENPVEKIINRDYTEDEQKISDILNEYVAPAVENDGGKISLMEYDQENKTAKMLLQGACSGCPSSTATLKNGIENILKQFVPDLVERVEAVNG, from the coding sequence ATGCGTACCGTACTTATAGAACCAACTGAAAACCCAAAAGTGATGAAATTTGTAGCAGATTACAATCTCATCCCAGGGTCTTTAGAACTGGATAGAAATTCAGATATTTCAGAAATTCCTTTAGCACAGGAACTTTTCAATTATCCTTTTGTGGAAAGAGTTTTCATTACGGCTAATTTTGTAGCTGTAGCAAAACAGGACACCATAGAATGGGAACATGTAGCTGAAAGTCTGAAAAATGTGATTGAGGATGAATTATTGGCTAACCCAAGAATTTATCTTCAGAAGAAAAAAGAAATGTATCAGATTTATGCTGAAATGACTCCGAATCCCAATGTAATGAAGTTTGTGTCAAGCAAGCTGCTGATGGATGGTTTTGTGGAAGTAAAATCGAAAGAAGCTGCTGAAGAAGTTCCTTTGGCGCTGGCTATTTTTAAAGAATTTGATTTTGCAACGGAAGTTTTCATTTCTGACAACTTTGTAGCGGTAACCAGAAATAATTCTGTAGAATGGCATCAGGTAATGATGACTGTTCGTGCGCTTATTGCTGAATATCTTCAAAATGGAGGTGAAATTTCAAAAATAGAACCTCAGAAACATGAAAACCCTGTTGAAAAAATCATCAACAGAGATTATACTGAAGATGAGCAGAAGATTTCTGACATTTTAAATGAATATGTAGCTCCTGCCGTAGAAAATGATGGAGGAAAGATTTCTTTGATGGAATATGATCAGGAAAATAAAACGGCAAAAATGCTTCTGCAGGGTGCATGCTCTGGCTGTCCAAGCTCTACAGCTACTTTGAAAAACGGAATTGAAAATATTTTAAAACAATTCGTTCCTGATTTAGTAGAAAGAGTGGAAGCTGTAAACGGATAA
- a CDS encoding NADPH-dependent FMN reductase, with the protein MPPEKKIVIIIGSASENSSNQKLMEQVLKKMDHADFKMYDDLSVLPHFDTALTDAHTPEEVLKIREDIKNSAGVLFSTPEYIFSIPGRLKNLLEWCVSTTVFSEKPVAVITASANGEKGHEELLLILKTLGAVTDDKHQALIKGIKGKFDSNGLLESNTFAKVSELVTDFTTSVS; encoded by the coding sequence ATGCCTCCCGAAAAGAAAATTGTCATCATTATAGGAAGTGCTTCTGAAAATTCCAGCAATCAAAAACTGATGGAACAGGTACTGAAAAAAATGGATCATGCAGATTTCAAGATGTATGATGATCTTTCTGTTCTTCCGCATTTTGATACCGCATTAACCGATGCTCACACTCCGGAAGAAGTTCTGAAAATCAGAGAGGACATAAAAAATTCAGCAGGCGTACTATTTTCTACACCGGAATATATTTTCAGTATTCCCGGAAGATTAAAAAATCTGTTGGAATGGTGTGTTTCCACAACAGTATTTTCTGAAAAACCTGTTGCTGTGATCACTGCTTCTGCCAATGGAGAAAAAGGCCATGAAGAGTTATTATTGATTTTAAAGACTCTCGGAGCGGTAACAGATGATAAACATCAGGCATTAATAAAAGGGATAAAAGGCAAATTTGACAGCAATGGCTTACTGGAAAGTAATACCTTTGCTAAAGTATCGGAATTAGTAACAGATTTTACAACTTCTGTTTCATAA
- the hemH gene encoding ferrochelatase — MNKKGILLVNLGSPRSTSVNDVKEYLDEFLMDERVIDYRWIFRALLVQGIILKTRPAKSAEAYKTVWTDKGSPLIVITEQIQKKLQKVVDVPVEIGMRYAEPSIETGIQKLVDQGITEIVLFPLYPQYAMSTTETVIEKAEEVRKKKFPKVKINYIQPFYNRDIYINCLAESIKEKLPENFDALQFSYHGVPERHIYKTDPTKTCNLNDCCSRDDNPSHQFCYRHQCYKTTQRVIEKLDLPKEKTIVSFQSRLGKDKWIEPYTDETLETIGKKGIKNLAIVCPAFVSDCLETLEEISVEGKEQFMHGGGENFHYIPCLNDEDRWIEVVKILCEEKLNDFYLV, encoded by the coding sequence TTGAATAAGAAAGGAATTTTACTGGTCAACCTCGGATCACCGAGATCAACTTCTGTAAACGACGTAAAGGAATATCTTGATGAATTTTTGATGGACGAAAGAGTGATTGATTATCGCTGGATCTTCCGTGCCCTTCTTGTACAGGGAATTATTCTGAAAACAAGACCTGCAAAATCTGCTGAAGCTTATAAAACAGTCTGGACGGATAAAGGTTCTCCACTGATTGTTATTACTGAACAAATTCAGAAAAAACTTCAGAAAGTGGTAGATGTTCCGGTGGAAATCGGAATGAGGTATGCAGAACCGAGTATCGAAACCGGTATTCAGAAACTGGTAGATCAGGGAATCACTGAAATCGTTCTTTTTCCTCTATATCCTCAATATGCGATGAGCACAACGGAAACGGTGATTGAAAAAGCAGAAGAAGTCAGAAAGAAGAAGTTTCCAAAAGTAAAGATCAATTATATTCAACCTTTCTATAACAGGGATATCTACATCAACTGTCTGGCGGAAAGTATTAAAGAAAAACTTCCTGAAAATTTTGACGCCCTGCAGTTTTCGTATCATGGGGTTCCGGAAAGGCATATTTATAAAACGGATCCTACCAAAACCTGTAACCTCAATGACTGTTGTTCCAGAGATGATAATCCAAGTCATCAGTTCTGCTACCGTCATCAATGTTATAAAACGACACAGCGTGTTATAGAAAAACTGGATTTACCGAAAGAAAAAACAATCGTTTCTTTCCAGTCAAGATTAGGAAAAGATAAGTGGATTGAGCCATATACCGACGAAACATTGGAGACCATTGGCAAAAAAGGGATAAAAAACCTGGCTATCGTCTGCCCGGCTTTTGTTTCGGACTGTCTTGAGACCCTGGAAGAAATTTCTGTAGAAGGTAAGGAACAATTCATGCATGGTGGTGGTGAAAATTTCCACTATATTCCATGTCTGAATGATGAAGACCGATGGATTGAAGTCGTAAAAATCCTTTGTGAAGAAAAACTGAATGATTTCTATCTGGTATAG
- a CDS encoding M4 family metallopeptidase codes for MKTKFILVASVAACSFVFGQNTPSKLIPGKSGLHAEFMRFEKNAPAYQGSPVLFDEASQRLSPGQARKLGLEKDALGFETQRFQQTVNDIPIEYGMMAVQTKNGKIVGQSGKWVLKLPKELDKNASLAENVALQSALSFVGADSYKWKNKEEEDFLKKETGDPNASFAPKGELVYYSDPDDDKLNDLRLAYKFDIYAEKPLSRQYVFVDAKNGKVLGVDAIIHEVNSPGTAVTGYSGTRSITTDSYNGSYRLRETGRNAGTAVETYNLKKGTSYASAVDFTDTDNNWNNVNTNKDQYATDAHWGAEMTVDYFYTKYGRKSIDNNNFAIKSYVHYSSNYFNAFWDGSRMTYGDGSSTTNGGKPLTAIDVCGHEITHGLTSKTANLVYQREPGALNEGFSDIFGNTIERWARPTQASWTLGEDFNYVIRNMANPNAYSQPDTYLGTYWKTTTTSGCVTPSQSNDYCGVHTNSGVLNFWYYLLVTGGSGTNDKGFAYNVSAIGLDKAGAIAYRTLTTYLTSSSTYASARTYSIQAATDLYGATSNEVTQVKNAWNAVGVGGGTSPAGKVAAAEAALYTISPNPATDRFTINFEGKSGKGIVELVSLTGKKEISEKVEITDGVNRLNIQLPSNILPGVYIVMVNGEKAGNLIKK; via the coding sequence ATGAAAACGAAATTTATCTTAGTGGCAAGCGTTGCCGCCTGCTCATTTGTTTTTGGGCAAAACACACCATCAAAACTAATTCCGGGAAAAAGCGGATTACATGCCGAGTTTATGAGATTTGAAAAAAATGCTCCTGCTTATCAGGGAAGCCCAGTTTTATTTGACGAAGCGTCTCAGAGACTTTCTCCGGGACAAGCTCGTAAACTAGGCTTAGAAAAGGATGCATTAGGTTTTGAAACCCAAAGATTTCAACAGACTGTTAATGATATTCCTATAGAATACGGAATGATGGCAGTGCAGACAAAAAACGGTAAAATTGTAGGACAGTCAGGAAAATGGGTTCTTAAACTTCCGAAAGAACTTGATAAAAATGCCAGCCTTGCTGAAAATGTTGCATTACAAAGTGCTTTGTCATTTGTGGGAGCAGATTCCTATAAATGGAAAAATAAAGAGGAGGAAGATTTTCTAAAAAAAGAAACGGGTGATCCTAATGCAAGCTTTGCCCCTAAAGGAGAATTAGTGTACTATTCAGATCCTGATGATGATAAGCTGAATGATCTAAGGCTAGCTTATAAATTTGATATCTATGCTGAAAAACCATTAAGCAGACAATATGTTTTCGTAGATGCTAAAAATGGAAAAGTATTGGGTGTAGATGCCATTATTCATGAAGTGAACAGCCCGGGAACAGCTGTTACAGGATATAGCGGAACCCGTAGCATCACTACAGATTCTTATAACGGAAGCTACCGATTAAGAGAAACAGGAAGAAATGCAGGAACAGCTGTAGAAACCTATAACCTTAAAAAAGGAACCAGCTATGCTTCTGCTGTAGATTTTACAGATACGGACAATAACTGGAATAATGTTAATACCAATAAAGATCAATACGCTACCGATGCCCATTGGGGAGCCGAAATGACAGTAGATTATTTTTATACAAAATATGGACGTAAGAGTATCGATAATAATAATTTCGCTATTAAATCATATGTTCATTATTCCAGCAACTATTTTAATGCATTTTGGGATGGTTCCAGAATGACTTATGGGGATGGAAGCTCTACAACAAACGGTGGAAAACCTTTAACAGCAATAGATGTTTGCGGTCACGAAATTACACACGGACTCACCTCTAAAACGGCTAACCTCGTCTATCAGAGAGAACCCGGAGCGCTGAATGAAGGTTTCTCAGATATCTTCGGAAATACCATTGAACGTTGGGCAAGACCTACACAGGCAAGCTGGACATTGGGAGAAGATTTCAATTATGTGATCCGAAATATGGCTAATCCTAACGCATACAGCCAGCCTGATACTTATCTGGGAACGTATTGGAAAACAACAACAACTTCAGGTTGTGTAACTCCAAGCCAATCTAATGATTATTGTGGAGTTCATACAAACTCAGGAGTCCTTAACTTCTGGTATTATCTACTGGTTACAGGAGGTTCCGGTACTAATGACAAAGGCTTTGCTTATAATGTTTCAGCCATCGGACTGGATAAAGCAGGAGCTATTGCTTACAGAACATTAACGACTTATCTGACTTCTTCTTCTACTTATGCAAGTGCAAGAACCTATTCTATTCAGGCAGCTACCGATTTATACGGAGCAACCAGCAATGAAGTGACTCAGGTTAAAAATGCCTGGAATGCTGTAGGTGTAGGAGGTGGAACTTCTCCGGCAGGAAAAGTAGCCGCAGCAGAGGCAGCTCTGTATACTATAAGTCCAAATCCTGCAACTGATAGATTCACTATAAACTTTGAAGGGAAATCAGGAAAAGGAATTGTAGAATTGGTAAGTCTTACAGGGAAGAAAGAAATTTCTGAAAAAGTAGAAATTACTGATGGAGTAAACAGACTTAATATCCAGCTTCCTTCCAATATTCTTCCGGGAGTATATATTGTAATGGTAAACGGAGAGAAAGCAGGAAACCTTATTAAAAAATAG
- a CDS encoding DUF5103 domain-containing protein, translating into MKTLRILLLSLGGLVFGQNIQSVQLFNPQTNDETPVIKIGEQLVLGFDDLTNGSQIYRYTFKHYDRNWNEDNLFFTEFATGSMNALLDQFQYSFNTLQAYTHYKLVFPNDKIQLKVSGNYELIVYKDSADQPLFKKRFYLVEDVTSVALNISRFADAKNPNINQRVEVNVSPKGGDISSNVNSITMNVMQNNNPNMVISNLKPSSVLGNQVLFQQTNLTFPGDNEFYYFDNKNMNMAADMVRATEIKDDVNQTYLHPVWAFPLNYQYQPDVNGAWYYRRNDLGRERDAEREADYSWVHFYLDSDPVDKEIYVLGGFNNFKPGKENQMQYDPATKQYVAKIFLKQGFYNYVLVTKEGNGSLNFGEVNGNFWQTENLYQAFLYYAPFGRNYDGLMGYGEFRTPIANKR; encoded by the coding sequence ATGAAAACTTTGCGAATACTCTTACTTTCTTTGGGCGGACTGGTTTTTGGACAAAATATCCAAAGTGTTCAGTTGTTCAATCCTCAGACCAATGATGAAACTCCGGTAATTAAGATAGGAGAACAGTTGGTTCTGGGCTTTGATGATCTTACAAATGGCAGCCAGATCTACCGGTATACATTTAAACACTATGACAGAAACTGGAATGAGGATAATCTGTTTTTTACAGAATTTGCGACCGGAAGTATGAATGCATTGCTGGATCAGTTTCAGTATTCTTTCAATACATTACAGGCTTATACTCATTATAAACTGGTTTTTCCGAATGATAAAATCCAGCTGAAGGTTTCGGGGAATTATGAGCTGATTGTTTATAAAGATTCTGCAGATCAGCCTCTTTTCAAAAAACGGTTTTATCTGGTTGAGGATGTAACCTCCGTAGCTTTAAATATTTCAAGATTTGCAGATGCAAAAAATCCCAATATTAATCAAAGGGTAGAAGTGAATGTTTCTCCGAAAGGAGGAGATATTTCTTCCAATGTCAATTCAATCACCATGAATGTGATGCAGAATAACAACCCGAATATGGTAATTTCTAATCTTAAGCCAAGCAGCGTTTTAGGAAATCAGGTACTTTTTCAGCAGACGAATCTTACGTTCCCGGGAGACAATGAGTTTTATTATTTCGATAATAAAAATATGAATATGGCTGCAGATATGGTGCGTGCCACTGAAATAAAAGATGATGTTAACCAGACTTATCTTCATCCGGTATGGGCATTTCCTTTGAATTACCAATACCAGCCGGATGTCAATGGAGCATGGTATTACAGGAGAAATGATCTAGGTCGGGAAAGAGATGCAGAAAGAGAAGCGGATTATTCATGGGTACATTTCTATCTGGATTCAGATCCTGTGGATAAAGAAATCTATGTGTTGGGAGGATTTAATAATTTTAAACCAGGCAAAGAAAATCAGATGCAATATGATCCTGCCACGAAACAATATGTAGCCAAAATATTCCTGAAGCAAGGTTTTTATAACTATGTTTTGGTAACAAAAGAAGGAAATGGCTCTCTGAATTTTGGGGAAGTAAATGGTAACTTCTGGCAAACAGAAAATCTGTATCAGGCATTCCTTTATTATGCGCCTTTCGGAAGAAATTATGATGGTCTTATGGGGTATGGAGAATTCAGAACTCCAATTGCCAATAAACGATAA
- a CDS encoding MBL fold metallo-hydrolase, which produces MLQIQGFVFNFASENTYIIYNENKNAWLIDPGNMNAQETQAIDHFITEKELKIQKILLTHAHIDHVFGLQWAFDKFNIPVNMHQEDQEVLDMLQASGVRFGMKIDPVKVDVEYIKEGDELDLDGEKFKIYHVPGHSPGSVVYHNENQKFMISGDVLFEGSIGRTDLYKGNYDQLIEGIKSKLFILDNETQVFSGHGNPTSIGFEKQYNPFLK; this is translated from the coding sequence ATGCTTCAGATTCAAGGTTTCGTATTCAACTTTGCGAGTGAAAATACTTACATCATCTATAACGAAAATAAAAACGCCTGGTTAATTGATCCGGGAAATATGAATGCTCAGGAAACTCAAGCTATTGATCATTTTATTACAGAGAAAGAGCTGAAGATTCAGAAAATCCTTTTGACCCATGCTCATATTGATCATGTATTCGGGCTACAGTGGGCTTTTGACAAATTCAATATTCCCGTGAATATGCATCAGGAAGATCAGGAAGTATTGGATATGCTTCAGGCGAGCGGTGTAAGATTCGGCATGAAGATAGATCCGGTAAAAGTGGATGTAGAATATATCAAGGAAGGAGATGAACTGGATTTAGATGGCGAGAAATTTAAAATTTATCACGTGCCCGGACATTCGCCGGGAAGTGTTGTTTATCATAATGAAAATCAGAAATTCATGATTTCAGGAGATGTTCTTTTTGAAGGCAGTATCGGAAGAACAGATTTGTATAAAGGAAATTATGATCAGCTGATTGAGGGAATTAAATCAAAACTTTTCATTCTGGATAATGAAACACAGGTTTTCTCAGGACATGGAAATCCTACATCCATTGGATTTGAGAAGCAGTATAATCCATTTTTGAAGTAA